The following proteins come from a genomic window of Paramisgurnus dabryanus chromosome 19, PD_genome_1.1, whole genome shotgun sequence:
- the wasf2 gene encoding actin-binding protein WASF2, with translation MPLATRNIEPRHLCRQTLPNTIKSELECVTNITLANIIRQLGSLSKYAEDVFGELFVQASAFAERVNTLGDRVDKLQVKVTQLDPKEEEVSLQAITSRKAFHSDSYQDQQLFVRKTLPQPIDDTYKTCDQPPPLNNLSVYRDDGKEALKFYTDPSYFFDLWKEKMLQDTKDIMKEKRKHKKKKDDNLNRRNLNPRKIKTRKDEWERLKMGQEFVVPKNDALGSSEGLNGSICSDEMGYGHADGYLDQSTGSYSYDTGSPLPPPMQEDFPPPPPPDAPYHDGQPGAPPQSRNSLLSPSHPPPAPPTMASSPPGRPTVAPPMAPPPPPPPGGMMPPPPPMDSPPSPPPFSNNTAPIPPPPPMETSNPAPPPPPMGGPPPPPPPPPPPGPPPPSAPAPPPSGGVPASAPKAQHAPAPADPRSNLLSAIRQGFNLRKVEAQLEQEKRDHNGNDVAAILSRRIAVECSDSEDDSSEFDDDEWSD, from the exons ATGCCTTTGGCGACGCGAAACATCGAACCGCGACACCTTTGTCGCCAGACATTGCCAAATACAATCAAGAGTGAACTGGAGTGTGTGACCAACATCACACTTGCCAACATCATTCGCCAGCTTGGCTCACTTA GTAAGTATGCGGAGGATGTTTTCGGCGAACTCTTTGTTCAAGCCAGTGCGTTTGCAGAACGAGTAAACACGCTTGGAGACCGAGTGGACAAGCTGCAGGTTAAAGTCACTCAACTGGACCCAAAAGAGGAGGAAG TTTCTCTTCAGGCAATCACCTCCCGCAAAGCATTCCACTCTGATTCTTACCAGGATCAGCAGCTCTTTGTTAGGAAAACACTACCACAGCCTATCGATGATACGTATAAGACTTGTGACCAACCACCTCCTCTCAACAACCTTAGCGTTTACAG GGACGATGGTAAAGAGGCTCTGAAGTTTTACACCGATCCATCATATTTCTTTGACTTATGgaaagagaaaatgcttcaagATACCAAGGACATTATGAAAGAGAAACGCAAACATAAG AAGAAGAAAGATGACAACCTTAACCGGAGGAATTTGAACCCTCGAAAGATCAAAACTCGTAAAGACGAATGGGAACGCCTAAAAATGGGGCAGGAGTTTGTTGTCCCCAAAAATGATGCTTTAGG ATCTTCAGAAGGGTTGAATGGCAGTATTTGCTCTGATGAAATGGGTTATGGGCACGCCGATGGGTATTTGGACCAAAGCACTGGCTCGTACAGTTATGATACTGGCTCTCCTCTGCCACCTCCAATGCAAGAAGACTTTCCACCCCCACCACCTCCAGACGCGCC GTATCATGATGGACAGCCTGGTGCTCCACCCCAGTCACGTAACAGTCTTTTAAGCCCCTCTCACCCCCCTCCCGCTCCTCCAACGATGGCAAGTTCTCCCCCAGGTCGTCCAACTGTGGCCCCCCCAATGGCACCCCCTCCACCTCCACCACCTGGTGGGATGATGCCACCTCCACCTCCCATGGATTCTCCTCCATCTCCACCTCCATTTTCCAATAATACTGCTCCTATTCCACCTCCACCGCCCATGGAAACCTCTAATCCGGCTCCTCCTCCACCACCCATGGGCGGACCACCGCCTCCtccccctcctcctcctccccCAGGCCCACCTCCTCCCTCTGCTCCAGCACCACCTCCTTCAGGAGGAGTACCTGCCTCTGCACCCAAAGCCCAGCATGCTCCTGCTCCCGCTGATCCCAGAAGTAATCTTCTTTCAGCCATCCGTCAAG GTTTTAACTTGCGTAAAGTGGAGGCACAGCTAGAGCAGGAGAAAAGAGATCACAATGGCAATGATGTCGCAGCCATCCTGTCCCGCCGCATTGCTGTGGAGTGCAGCGACTCTGAAGATGATTCATCTGAGTTTGACGATGATGAGTGGTCTGACTAA
- the LOC135780216 gene encoding probable methyltransferase-like protein 24, with the protein MAACNFGRLMGISHRIYIIVLSVFLLVQLLVSLTVMRAYISNTGDEPAFLIISIEKRGGSLSEESVNKSVVARSGGLGRWTDADSRMAGYDDENEFDGHQAMSRKLILQPWASEQPSFTSELQRLTQFITTPEVNCSMVRGSEENQSTYSSGHSDVFCINHWKGKTGCVAYSFSLDGKDAVFLDTMLHLGCEVHRFDPSRKKRSDDLGHAAIKSHRAWIDWRRPHSRSHAGLMGNVQHRLVNIMDSLGHTVVDVLRMDLESAEWRMLESWIKDGTLKMINQLILTIHLQWAGFEVGGAEQEVVLFWYSVLRALHISGLHLVHSEHGPGHTVLGHKLKNSHSSYTLSWIRT; encoded by the exons ATGGCCGCCTGTAACTTTGGCAGACTGATGGGCATCTCCCATCGTATTTATATTATAGTTCTGTCGGTTTTTCTGCTCGTCCAACTACTGGTTAGTTTAACAGTAATGCGCGCGTATATCAGCAACACCGGGGACGAGCCTGCTTTTCTCATCATAAGCATAGAGAAGAGAGGCGGATCGTTATCTGAGGAAAGCGTCAATAAAAGTGTGGTTGCGCGAAGCGGAGGACTGGGTCGCTGGACTGACGCAGATTCAAGAATGGCAGGATACGACGATGAAAACGAGTTTGATGGACATCAG GCAATGTCTAGAAAGCTGATACTGCAGCCATGGGCATCAGAACAACCCTCGTTTACTAGTGAACTGCAGCGTCTCACTCAGTTTATCACCACACCTGAG GTGAACTGCTCTATGGTTCGGGGTTCGGAAGAAAATCAGTCTACATATTCTTCTGGTCACTCAGATGTGTTCTGCATTAACCACTGGAAAGGCAAAACTGGTTGTGTAGCTTATTCTTTCAG TCTGGATGGAAAGGATGCTGTGTTTTTAGACACAATGTTGCATTTAGGGTGTGAGGTTCACCGGTTTGACCCCAGCAGAAAAAAGAGATCTGATGATTTAGGGCATGCAGCTATCAAGAGTCACCGGGCTTGGATAGATTGGCGGCGTCCACACAGTCGCTCACATGCAGGCCTCATGGGTAATGTGCAGCACAGGCTGGTTAACATAATGGACTCCCTGGGCCACACCGTG GTGGATGTCTTGCGTATGGATTTGGAGAGCGCTGAGTGGCGTATGTTAGAAAGCTGGATTAAAGATGGAACTCTCAAAATGATCAATCAGCTCATCCTGACCATTCATCTGCAGTGGGCGGGGTTCGAGGTGGGTGGAGCTGAGCAGGAGGTAGTGCTTTTCTGGTACAGTGTACTAAGAGCACTCCACATCTCAGGACTTCATCTCGTGCATTCAGAACACGGCCCAGGACACACAGTACTGGGACACAAACTGAAGAACTCACACAGCTCATACACACTCAGCTGGATAAGGACTTGA
- the ahdc1 gene encoding transcription factor Gibbin: protein MSRLSGRLRSGGVRLACEALADKDSSDIEGPSPWEGDEELAGTSVGTSDSDPASSLHYSFFSPPSLANGLRNHEDLLHRRARRRRNTEYVEQIHTNEQMHMQQNTQPRMHTPHQSHSLTHTGTHLQPHTHIPMDNHMWLDTNTLTQDRTQKGMCTLTNTGSSLVEQDPSLIPEDLSLGPKTETHNLNVQSDPLLNTTTPPKNLTTPQYNPSSLVKDETEHNSTCKPEMDHTTNLDLIRITGQTTVMTSVEAERKYTLRSSGRPRFPCHLRKSSRLRRAAEETMFKREQDQKEEEEEEEEENRVWRTEDIRPLEEHPPELGVPASAFDDLTLPAISTGDTPNHSMRTSEGQNIVTHHLARGKRQGRYSGVRRIVVKVARIPVHMSRRQKSYKISSLEPVCSGPRGEGATTGEGPEGGVGGDPVANVTKEPTALLRMKNNGKSVMVMFPPGELPVILKRRRGRPPKQALPGQPDMHETRAGAACAAEPKKIRRRRTVKLPSPQPSYVNDTNDVKVEYADVLSKLAFLNRQPPSTGRCSPPRCWTPTEPETFHIPPENPSLSTLLHRLTRFRRRGGRAGCMGGRGGGAAGSSDSFKRSFSDFFETIGKKRKIPTSESGTPRKRGKGVAGGITRAALGDSPQVEKVKKRRARKNGSLKNGPGSLDQDWQNNSGWTEKGDQEISEKASFQSSCSPRGGFHNSEAGKGGMYHSPGMRGVGSGEESQGMFAGYFRSLLDSDDSSDLLDISMSSPAGRQESRKLTPGYEGGSPGAAHRWSPAFPKRSPKGAACLGEGAALSSPQALSSSTTKPSYVSQTSPTPSFPKSPALLLSRSPSSPHLSGGFPQYPPNYSAGVPQGGSIYPLPQQQQQQQRPSDCSFTYGTKTPSIPSAQSQMSYSNYQGSAKRNFSGYPGPPHSTIQRGDSGPASPSGSYMSMSKSSPFSLSSSPPEGCKQYSSTAQWGYRQGGNHWGGDAYGSHPFHGYSDYGVAGAGSESKDILDISNYTPQKAKHRPCPDTLSESSSDSSHTGGGSMGVMGGAFRSREVPMPEGQSSLSSLEKLMLDWNENSAGPSYNWSQNVLFQGGSKPGRGRKKTSETHSEREACSIPPGSPASPPMQGGPKRSASGGRQPRGTRGRGGFSPCQRERNHPPPKPKSQKHLAPSGSGQMGSGGVYQEALDYYSGDSCSLSPLSHAPESCEYPSPYSAHTSTPSSDERFTHVYPPDSASVSHSLSNQSDVLKQYPKSGPCSQTYGHAARTFSPTVSPTPRLLAQCGSAMSPHRVSKDQFSQYDSPSYSGSPCWYGQGGSVTGSPQSYEEQRTPAVPSHKRDMSLMVSGMRVPSHTSYPSPLHRGPTVSSSCVSGTLDSSPQHEDMGYHGNLDSYAPVGQRYTPQTARGGVLCQLLDHPSDEGFTVTSL, encoded by the coding sequence ATGAGCCGACTGTCAGGTCGCCTGCGTTCTGGAGGTGTTCGTTTGGCTTGTGAGGCACTGGCTGACAAGGACAGCAGTGATATTGAGGGTCCCTCTCCATGGGAGGGCGATGAAGAGCTTGCAGGGACATCTGTAGGAACCTCTGACTCTGATCCAGCCAGCTCGCTACATTACAGCTTTTTTTCACCTCCTTCGTTGGCTAATGGCCTGCGGAACCATGAAGACCTGCTTCACCGCAGGGCACGGAGACGTAGGAATACAGAATATGTGgagcaaatacacacaaatgaacaaATGCACATGCAGCAAAACACACAACCACGAATGCACACACCCCACCAAtcacattcactcacacataCAGGCACGCACCTGCAGCCCCATACACACATTCCAATGGATAACCATATGTGGTTGGACACAAACACACTAACACAGGACCGCACACAAAAAGGCATGTGCACGCTTACAAACACTGGCTCCTCACTTGTGGAGCAGGACCCCTCTCTTATCCCAGAGGACTTGTCTTTAGGTCCCAAGACTGAAACACACAATCTTAATGTTCAGTCAGACCCTCTGTTAAACACCACCACTCCCCCAAAGAATCTGACCACTCCTCAATACAACCCTTCCTCTTTAGTCAAGGATGAGACAGAGCACAACTCTACATGTAAGCCAGAAATGGATCACACCACCAACCTTGATCTCATTCGTATAACAGGCCAAACCACTGTCATGACCTCAGTGGAGGCTGAGAGGAAATATACCCTGCGTAGCTCTGGGCGACCGCGTTTCCCCTGTCACCTTCGAAAATCATCCCGTTTACGTAGAGCTGCTGAGGAAACTATGTTCAAAAGGGAACAGGACCAaaaggaggaggaagaagaggaagaggaggagaacAGGGTATGGAGAACAGAAGACATTAGGCCATTGGAGGAGCATCCTCCAGAGCTGGGTGTGCCTGCCTCAGCCTTTGACGATTTAACATTACCAGCCATATCAACAGGTGATACACCAAATCATAGCATGAGAACATCAGAGGGACAGAACATTGTTACTCACCACTTAGCTAGAGGAAAGCGACAGGGACGTTATTCAGGTGTGAGAAGGATTGTGGTGAAAGTAGCCAGAATACCTGTTCACATGAGCCGCCGACAGAAAAGCTACAAGATATCATCCCTGGAGCCGGTGTGTTCTGGACCCCGTGGAGAAGGGGCCACAACAGGAGAGGGTCCTGAGGGAGGTGTAGGAGGTGATCCAGTGGCTAATGTTACTAAAGAGCCAACTGCTCTTCTCCGCATGAAAAACAATGGGAAAAGCGTTATGGTAATGTTTCCACCTGGAGAGTTGCCTGTTATTTTAAAGCGACGAAGGGGACGCCCTCCTAAACAGGCATTACCAGGACAACCTGACATGCACGAGACCAGAGCTGGAGCAGCGTGTGCTGCAGAGCCCAAAAAAATACGGAGAAGACGAACAGTAAAGCTACCATCCCCACAGCCCTCATATGTTAACGATACCAATGATGTTAAGGTAGAATATGCAGATGTTCTATCCAAACTGGCCTTTCTGAACAGGCAACCTCCTAGCACAGGCCGCTGCTCGCCTCCACGCTGTTGGACCCCAACAGAGCCTGAGACTTTCCACATACCACCAGAAAATCCTTCACTTTCCACTCTCTTGCACCGCCTCACACGGTTCCGCAGAAGGGGGGGCCGGGCAGGCTGTATGGGAGGTAGGGGAGGGGGGGCTGCTGGATCTTCCGACTCTTTTAAGAGATCCTTTAGTGATTTCTTTGAAACAATTGGAAAAAAACGGAAAATCCCCACATCTGAATCAGGAACTCCCCGAAAAAGAGGCAAGGGAGTTGCTGGAGGAATAACTAGGGCAGCTTTAGGGGACTCTCCACAAGTGGAGAAGGTTAAAAAACGGCGTGCACGAAAAAATGGGTCATTAAAAAATGGTCCAGGTTCTCTAGACCAAGACTGGCAAAATAACAGTGGCTGGACAGAGAAAGGTGACCAAGAAATTTCTGAGAAAGCAAGTTTTCAGAGTTCTTGTTCACCTCGTGGAGGTTTTCACAACAGTGAGGCAGGTAAGGGAGGAATGTACCACAGCCCTGGCATGAGAGGAGTGGGCAGCGGAGAGGAGTCTCAGGGAATGTTTGCAGGATACTTTCGCTCTCTACTTGATTCTGATGACTCCTCCGACTTGTTAGACATTTCTATGTCCAGTCCTGCTGGACGCCAGGAAAGCCGTAAACTAACCCCAGGTTATGAAGGTGGGAGCCCAGGTGCAGCACATCGTTGGTCTCCTGCCTTTCCTAAAAGAAGTCCAAAAGGAGCTGCCTGTCTTGGGGAAGGTGCAGCTTTATCATCACCTCAAGCTCTAAGCAGCTCAACAACTAAACCTTCATATGTCTCACAGACATCTCCCACCCCATCCTTTCCTAAATCCCCTGCACTCTTGCTTTCCCGTTCACCAAGTTCTCCCCATTTATCTGGAGGTTTTCCTCAATATCCACCTAATTATAGTGCTGGAGTCCCTCAAGGGGGAAGCATTTACCCCCTCCCacagcagcagcaacaacagcaaagACCAAGCGACTGTAGCTTTACATATGGCACAAAAACCCCCTCTATTCCCTCTGCACAGAGTCAGATGAGTTATTCTAACTACCAGGGTTCTGCCAAGCGCAACTTTAGTGGATATCCAGGTCCACCTCATTCAACCATACAGCGAGGTGACTCTGGCCCAGCCTCACCAAGTGGAAGTTATATGTCAATGTCAAAATCTAGCCCTTTCTCCTTATCATCTTCTCCCCCAGAGGGTTGCAAACAATACAGCTCCACAGCTCAGTGGGGATACAGACAAGGCGGGAATCACTGGGGTGGTGATGCATATGGTTCTCATCCGTTTCATGGTTACTCTGACTATGGGGTAGCTGGAGCTGGATCAGAATCCAAAGACATTTTGGACATCTCGAACTACACACCCCAAAAAGCAAAACATCGTCCCTGCCCTGACACACTCTCTGAATCCTCCTCAGACTCATCTCATACTGGTGGAGGGAGTATGGGTGTTATGGGGGGAGCATTTCGGTCAAGAGAAGTTCCTATGCCTGAGGGGCAGTCTAGTCTTTCAAGCCTGGAAAAGCTAATGCTGGACTGGAATGAAAATTCAGCAGGCCCTTCTTATAACTGGAGTCAGAATGTACTATTCCAAGGGGGCTCAAAACCAGGTCGTGGCCGTAAAAAAACGTCTGAGACACACAGTGAGAGAGAAGCATGCTCTATTCCCCCAGGATCACCTGCCAGCCCACCTATGCAAGGAGGGCCAAAACGTAGTGCATCAGGTGGAAGACAGCCCAGGGGAACCAGAGGCAGGGGAGGATTTTCTCCTTGTCAAAGAGAGCGCAACCATCCACCACCAAAACCAAAATCTCAAAAGCATTTAGCCCCATCAGGGTCAGGGCAAATGGGTTCAGGTGGTGTATACCAGGAAGCGTTGGACTACTACAGTGGAGATAGTTGTAGCCTTTCACCTCTCAGCCATGCCCCAGAGTCCTGTGAATACCCCTCCCCATATTCTGCCCACACTTCTACTCCCTCCTCAGATGAGCGATTTACTCATGTCTATCCTCCAGACTCTGCCTCTGTTTCCCACAGTTTATCAAATCAGTCAGATGTCCTAAAGCAGTACCCTAAATCTGGTCCTTGCTCACAAACATATGGGCATGCTGCCAGGACTTTTAGCCCAACTGTCTCCCCAACCCCTCGCCTCTTAGCACAGTGTGGTTCTGCCATGAGTCCACACCGTGTCTCAAAAGACCAGTTTTCCCAGTATGATTCCCCAAGTTACAGTGGCTCTCCATGCTGGTATGGGCAAGGAGGAAGTGTTACTGGCAGCCCCCAAAGCTATGAGGAACAGCGAACACCAGCAGTCCCTTCCCACAAACGAGACATGTCATTGATGGTGTCTGGGATGAGAGTCCCTTCCCATACATCTTATCCCTCCCCTTTACACAGAGGGCCTACCGTTTCAAGTTCCTGTGTAAGTGGAACTCTGGACTCTTCCCCTCAGCATGAAGATATGGGTTACCATGGTAACTTGGACAGCTATGCACCTGTTGGACAACGTTATACACCCCAGACAGCACGGGGTGGGGTACTCTGCCAGCTTCTTGACCACCCCAGTGATGAAGGCTTCACTGTCACCAGCCTGTAg